The nucleotide window TCATCAAACACACTCAGTTCATCAAACTCTATAAAGCTATTACTTTCCTAAGCTTCCTTCCTAACAAAACCAAATTTCTGCATCGTATCATCAAAATCTTATAAAGTTCATTACTTTTTCCGATAATCCATCCATAAATCGTTCAAGTCTTATCAAGCTAATTACTTTTCCTGATTTTtcacataaaattaatttaattcaaCAAACCTGATGAAACCCAGGCTCATGGGTCAACCCAACGCCGAGCTCCGCCACGCAAGCGAAAACCCGAGCATCGCTTCCGTACAAGTGACCGTACCTCATCAAGCACGAGTCGAACACCCTAGCCAGAGCCGTAGCCAGCGAATGGCTTATGGCGAACCCTCCGCCCCCGAACGCCATTTCGAACGAGTACTTGGCATTCTGCTGGTAGCTCTCCGAGTTGCTCCCGACGTAAAACCACCGATCGTGATCGTACTTCGACAGCGTCCTCACCAGATTCTCGACGAAGAACACCGTATCGTCGTCGCCGAACACGAACCACCTCACATCCGGCTCGCCACGATCGACTACTTCCTTGACCGCGCGCGCCACACGGATCGCGGACCGCAGCCCTCCTTTTAGAGTGTACGGAAAGCGGGAGGTGTCGCCGGAGACGACGACAGTCGCGACGGATCGGTCGCCGGAGGAATCAGTTGGGGCGCGGTCGAGGAAAGCGAAGACGCGGGTGGAGGCGGGGGAGCTCCAGAGGCGGAGGTAAGGCTCGCGGCGGGACCAGGAGCGGGAGGAGGAAGCGATGGCAAATACAAGGTTGCGGCGCGTGGTGGGAGAGGGAGTGTAGCGGGAGAGAACGGTGGGCGGCgcgtggaggaagaagaagaggaagtagAGGTTGAGGAAAACGGAGAGGATTAAGAGGAGGGCCGAGAAGCGGGGGAGGGTTAGGGTTCTGGGCATCACGGacgggagggagagagagaggtattGGAATCGGATTGCTTTGCAGGCGTAGTTGGTTTTTCGTTTTATTTTCTGGTACATTAAAAAGTTACAGAGAAGATGATAAACAAGTCGCAGTCGCAGTCGCGGGGACAGTATTGGCATTCGAAGAAGAAGGTGATGAATTCATGTGGTAGATCCACCTGATCAAGGTCAGCAGTGACATAAAATGTTTGTTGGATTCTGCAGTTTGCTTTTGTCCCGAAGAACAAGCCGTATGTCACTGGTTAAACGACACGGCGTTCCGTACTAATATTCTGCAGTATTGATATTCAAAGAAGAGGTTGATTGCTTTCGTCATGTTAGTCTATTTTTTCAGGATCGGAAGATTCATATAGGTGTTTCAACCTCTCTAGCCACTAGAGctgaaaaaaaatcccaaaaatttcgaACTATACCGAAAAAATCCTgatcccaaaccgaaaaaataccgaaccgaaattcctgaatttttttataccaatcccaaaccgaTCCGGAACCGTTCGGTACGGGAATCGGtgtcatatttttctttgttcgGGAATTCCAAaccgatatatatataaatagatata belongs to Malus sylvestris chromosome 17, drMalSylv7.2, whole genome shotgun sequence and includes:
- the LOC126610289 gene encoding uncharacterized protein LOC126610289 yields the protein MPILSPRLRLRLVYHLLCNFLMYQKIKRKTNYACKAIRFQYLSLSLPSVMPRTLTLPRFSALLLILSVFLNLYFLFFFLHAPPTVLSRYTPSPTTRRNLVFAIASSSRSWSRREPYLRLWSSPASTRVFAFLDRAPTDSSGDRSVATVVVSGDTSRFPYTLKGGLRSAIRVARAVKEVVDRGEPDVRWFVFGDDDTVFFVENLVRTLSKYDHDRWFYVGSNSESYQQNAKYSFEMAFGGGGFAISHSLATALARVFDSCLMRYGHLYGSDARVFACVAELGVGLTHEPGFHQVDMRGNLFGMLSAHPLSPLVSLHHLEAADPIFPNMNKTQALEHLFEAVNVDPARILQQTVCYDSLHSLTVSVAWGYAIQVYAGNELLSDLLSLQKTFMPWRRSGSIEASQFMFNMRDYPRDKCKRPTVFFLESVVSNSHGSSSNYTRLNVENCSKENAIKNLEQIRVFSQKLELDAEEMKAQRRQCCEILSSFDDSMTITIRRCRDNELISMNI